A single region of the Polyodon spathula isolate WHYD16114869_AA chromosome 40, ASM1765450v1, whole genome shotgun sequence genome encodes:
- the rnaset2l gene encoding ribonuclease T2-like: MDLTAALSLALICSLVLISTQEEGIFQEDHPEKFCAWECMTFTLMWPGAYCVGWTKIQCKIPDYVKNWTIHGLWPMVKERTCCECWPIFHSDLVELEPQLSLLWPTLINKKSNYSFWKQEWHKHGACAGCVEGMNGPTKYFQTALKLRSLYSIDGALYAAGIHPSCNTSYQYGKLHSALAPGLGDLHVMQCVQDRKNRQVLVQVKIPMYKNFTLGCQRHHPNLRQDSRKQATSPGHPCRYEEPIYYFPISRESPEHPCD, translated from the exons ATGGATCTGACTGCAGCATTGAGTCTGGCTCTGATATGCAGTCTGGTTTTGATCTCAACTCAAGAGGAAGGCATTTTCCAAGAGGATCACCCCGAAAA ATTCTGTGCCTGGGAATGCATGACGTTCACTCTGATGTGGCCAGGCGCTTACTGTGTG GGTTGGACTAAGATCCAATGTAAAATCCCAGACTATGTTAAGAACTGGACCATACATGGACTGTG gCCGATGGTAAAGGAGAGAACTTGTTGTGAATGCTGGCCTATCTTTCATTCTGATCTCGTG GAGCTGGAACCTCAGCTTTCTCTGCTGTGGCCAACGCTGATCAACAAGAAATCCAATTACAGCTTCTG gaagcaGGAGTGGCACAAACATGGAGCGTGTGCAGGGTGTGTGGAGGGGATGAACGGCCCCACAAAATACTTCCAGACTGCGCTGAAACTACGATCTCTCTACAGCATCGATGG CGCCCTGTATGCGGCTGGCATACATCCTTCGTGTAACACGTCTTatcag TATGGCAAGCTCCACTCTGCACTGGCACCGGGACTGGGAGACCTGCACGTCATGCAGTGTGTTCAGGATCGTAAG AATCGGCAGGTTTTGGTACAGGTGAAAATTCCCATGTACAAGAACTTCACTTTGGGCTGCCAAAGACACCACCCGAACCTCCGCCAGGACTCCCGAAAGCAGGCCACCTCGCCCGGACACCCCTGCCGCTACGAGGAGCCCATCTACTACTTCCCCATCAGCCGGGAGTCTCCCGAGCACCCCTGCGACTGA
- the LOC121305020 gene encoding cytochrome c oxidase subunit 7A2, mitochondrial: protein MRSLLGLQRLAFRPFSSTARNQLKNKVPENQKIFQEDNGLPVHIKGGTVDVLLYRFTMAITLGGTGFSLYWLLAASQPRRK from the exons ATGAGGAGCTTACtg GGTCTGCAGAGGCTGGCGTTTCGCCCCTTCTCCTCGACAGCAAGGAACCAGTTGAAGAACAAAGTTCCCGAGAACCAGAAGATATTCCAG GAGGATAACGGTCTCCCGGTCCACATCAAAGGAGGCACGGTGGACGTGCTGCTGTATCGCTTCACGATGGCCATCACTCTCGGAG GAACCGGCTTCTCTCTCTACTGGCTGCTGGCCGCCTCTCAGCCCAGAAGGAAGTGA
- the chp2 gene encoding calcineurin B homologous protein 2 — translation MGCNGSTLAKIRNLDELILETGFSSSHICRLYDRFHSLDKDDKGLLNRSDFQNISELAVNPLGDRIIGAFFPDGMDLIDFNSFVRILALFRPVDQNLKKEPNAPEPINSQVNKLKFAFQLYDQDKDGKISKSELLQVLRVMVGVQVTEEQLESITDRTIQEADLDGDDAISFEEFKKSLDKVDIEHKMSIRFLR, via the exons ATGGGTTGCAACGGCTCGACGCTCGCCAAGATCCGTAACCTCGACGAGCTGATACTTGAGACTGGGT tCTCCTCGTCTCATATCTGCCGTCTGTACGACCGCTTTCACTCCCTGGATAAAGATGACAAAGGATTGCTCAA cCGGAGCGACTTTCAGAATATCAGCGAGCTCGCTGTTAACCCCTTAGGGGACAGAATCATCGGCGCTTTCTTTCCTGATGG GATGGATTTGATCGATTTCAACTCGTTCGTCCGGATCTTGGCTCTCTTCCGCCCCGTGGACCAAAACCTGAAGAAGGAACCGAACGCCCCAGAACCCATCAACAGCCAGGTCAACAAGCTGAAAT ttgcCTTCCAGCTTTACGATCAGGATAAAGATGGCAAGATCTCAAAGAGTGAGCTTTTACAG GTCCTGCGTGTGATGGTGGGGGTGCAGGTGACGGAGGAACAGCTGGAGAGCATCACTGACCGGACGATACAAGAGGCCGACCTGGACGGAGACGACGCCATCTCGTTCGAGGAGTTCAAAAAA tcgcTGGATAAGGTGGATATTGAGCACAAGATGAGCATCAGATTCCTCCGATAG